The proteins below come from a single Microtus pennsylvanicus isolate mMicPen1 chromosome 13, mMicPen1.hap1, whole genome shotgun sequence genomic window:
- the E2f2 gene encoding transcription factor E2F2 isoform X1 — protein sequence MQLECDPVVVVSGVWVERSRWVVVWFPQQVFPKLGGNGEGQQGLSCLSLRHRGRTHCVSAKRVTSPPFRRPWTLKLEPKWQGGVFALFPNAKRKLDLEGIGRPAVSEFRTPKGKCIRVDGLPSPKTPKSPGEKTRYDTSLGLLTKKFIYLLSESEDGVLDLNWAAEVLEVQKRRIYDITNVLEGIQLIRKKSKNNIQWVGRGIFEDPTRPAKQQQLGQELKELMNAEQALDQLIQSCTQSFKHLTEDNANKKLAYVTYQDIRAVGNFKEQTVIAVKAPPQTRLEVPDRAEENLQIYLKSTQGPIEVYLCPEEVQEPDSPVKEALPSASTLSPIPDFAEPSCSTDPGITETTASSVLTPQPVPPPPAPSLVPLETTDNMLELSHPLLQQTEDQFLSPILTANSPLISFSPPLDQDEYLWGMDEGEGISDLFDSYDLGDLLIN from the exons ATGCAGCTAGAATGTGACCCTGTGGTGGTGGTGAGTGGTGTCTGGGTAGAAAGGAGCAGATGGGTTGTGGTTTGGTTTCCCCAGCAGGTGTTTCCCAAGCTTGGCGGGAACGGGGAGGGGCAGCAGGGCCTCAGCTGCTTGTCCTTAAGACACCGGGGAAGGACTCATTGTGTCTCGGCAAAGAGAGTGACAAGCCCTCCATTCAGGAGGCCCTGGACCCTCAAACTGGAGCCCAAATGGCAAGGGGGAGTGTTTGCACTGTTTCCCAAT GCCAAGAGGAAGCTGGACCTGGAGGGCATTGGGAGGCCTGCAGTGTCTGAATTCCGGACTCCCAAGGGGAAGTGCATCCGAGTGGATGGTTTGCCAAGCCCCAAAA CCCCCAAGTCTCCTGGGGAGAAGACACGCTATGACACCTCGCTGGGGCTGCTCACCAAGAAATTCATTTACCTCCTGAGCGAGTCCGAGGATGGGGTCCTGGACCTAAACTGGGCAGCCGAAGTGCTGGAAGTGCAGAAGCGGCGCATCTATGACATCACCAACGTGTTGGAGGGCATCCAACTCATCCGCAAGAAGTCCAAAAACAACATCCAGTGGGT AGGCAGGGGAATATTTGAAGATCCCACCCGACCTgcaaagcagcagcagctggggcaggagctgaaggagctGATGAACGCGGAGCAGGCCTTGGACCAGCTCATTCAGAGTTGCACGCAGAGCTTCAAGCACCTGACCGAAGATAATGCCAACAAGAA ACTGGCCTATGTGACCTACCAGGACATTCGTGCTGTGGGCAACTTCAAGGAGCAGACGGTGATCGCAGTCAAGGCCCCTCCACAGACAAGGCTGGAAGTACCGGACCGGGCGGAG gagAACCTGCAGATATATCTAAAGAGTACTCAAGGGCCCATTGAAGTCTACCTGTGCCCGGAGGAGGTACAGGAGCCAGACAGTCCTGTCAAGGAGGCCCTCCCCTCCGCCTCTACCCTCAGCCCCATCCCTGACTTCGCCGAGCCCAGCTGCAGCACTGACCCTGGGATCACAGAGACCACAGCGTCTTCAG TGCTGACGCCCCAGCCTGTCCCGCCACCACCAGCGCCATCCCTTGTCCCCTTGGAAACCACTGACAACATGCTGGAGCTGTCCCACCCACTGCTGCAACAGACCGAGGACCAGTTCCTGTCCCCGATCCTGACTGCCAACTCCCCTCTGATCAGCTTCTCCCCACCCTTGGACCAGGACGAATACCTGTGGGGCATGGATGAGGGCGAGGGTATTAGCGACCTCTTTGACTCCTATGACCTTGGGGACCTGTTGATCAATTGA